The Desmonostoc muscorum LEGE 12446 genome includes a region encoding these proteins:
- a CDS encoding IS701 family transposase encodes MVEPRPAAPTVKFVDEYCQLYQKLFPEVRSFEAFKYLHMGCVSDIKRKTLPEIAKIVGLDNHQKLHHFLAESPWDVKELRRQRLELILYILQGRPIILIIDETGDKKKGNKTDYVKRQYIGNLGKTDNGIVAVTAYAVLSGMTFPLIFEVYKPRERLQPGEKYLTKPEIAGAMIRKLRSMGFRFNLVLADSLYGESGKNFLSVLNELELNFIVAIRSNHRAWGITGSKIKYSNWQRFRRVFSDLSSENRYIREIICGKKSEVRYWQITTDIEVLPKNTTWYVMSKYPDITPRDVGNFYGLRTWVEYGLKQSKNELGWADFRLTHYSQIEKWWEIVFSAYLLVSLHSEQLLKFPPQSESNFSSHPWWDKGNGWNNILNNLRLIIQPFVLFNLIKPWLIVFKIPQLSDGFCTLQRIVNSLTYSIFQNFSNPNLYFSSA; translated from the coding sequence ATGGTTGAGCCTCGCCCAGCTGCACCTACAGTAAAATTTGTGGACGAATACTGCCAGTTATATCAAAAACTATTTCCAGAAGTGAGAAGCTTTGAAGCTTTTAAGTACCTACATATGGGATGTGTTTCTGATATAAAACGTAAAACTCTACCGGAAATAGCGAAAATTGTCGGGTTAGATAATCATCAAAAATTACATCATTTTTTAGCAGAATCACCGTGGGATGTCAAAGAATTAAGGAGGCAAAGGTTAGAATTAATATTATATATACTCCAAGGTCGCCCAATCATACTAATCATTGATGAGACAGGTGATAAGAAAAAAGGAAATAAGACTGATTATGTGAAACGACAGTACATTGGAAATTTAGGTAAAACAGATAATGGTATTGTGGCAGTCACGGCATATGCAGTTTTATCTGGAATGACGTTTCCTCTAATATTTGAAGTATATAAACCAAGGGAAAGACTACAACCAGGAGAAAAATATTTAACTAAACCTGAAATCGCCGGAGCAATGATTAGAAAATTGCGGTCAATGGGGTTTAGATTCAATCTTGTCCTGGCGGATAGCTTATATGGTGAAAGTGGTAAAAATTTTTTAAGCGTATTAAATGAATTAGAGCTTAATTTTATTGTAGCGATTCGCTCAAACCATAGAGCATGGGGAATTACAGGCTCGAAAATCAAATATTCAAACTGGCAAAGATTCCGGCGTGTTTTTTCAGATTTAAGTTCAGAAAATAGATATATTAGAGAGATAATATGTGGCAAAAAATCCGAAGTCAGGTATTGGCAAATAACAACGGATATTGAAGTTCTTCCCAAAAACACGACTTGGTATGTCATGAGTAAATATCCAGACATTACTCCAAGAGACGTGGGCAATTTTTATGGTTTAAGAACTTGGGTAGAATATGGGTTAAAACAAAGTAAAAATGAATTAGGGTGGGCAGATTTTCGCCTAACTCATTATTCACAAATAGAGAAGTGGTGGGAAATTGTTTTTAGTGCTTATCTTTTGGTTAGTCTTCATTCCGAACAATTACTTAAATTTCCCCCACAATCTGAATCCAATTTCTCATCGCATCCCTGGTGGGATAAGGGGAATGGTTGGAATAATATTCTTAATAACCTCCGTTTAATAATTCAACCTTTCGTACTGTTTAATTTAATTAAACCTTGGCTAATAGTCTTTAAAATTCCTCAGTTATCTGATGGCTTTTGTACGCTTCAAAGGATTGTCAATAGTCTTACTTATTCAATTTTTCAGAATTTCAGTAACCCTAATTTATATTTTTCCTCTGCCTAG
- a CDS encoding ABC transporter ATP-binding/substrate-binding protein (This model describes the ATP binding subunits of ATP-binding cassette (ABC) transporters for nitrate transport, or for bicarbonate transport, in bacteria and archaea.), with protein MSTFVAVDQIDKVFELTGGGKYIALKGIDLQIKKGEFVSLIGHSGCGKSTLLNMIAGLDLPSEGIVTLEGQRISKPGPDRMVVFQNYSLLPWRTVRENIALAVDSVMKGLPAAERNAIIEKHIDMVGLRPHADKQPGMLSGGQKQRVAIARALAIRPKLLLLDEPFGALDALTRGNLQEQLMQICEENEVTAVMVTHDVDEAVLLSDRIVMLTNGPESKIGDILEVDIPRPRKRMEVVEHPSYYSLRSEMIYFLNQQKRIKKLRARKTADIARHGLEKVNLEIGFLPLTACAPLAVAKEKGFFVKHGLDEVHLVRESSWRGIVDGMTGGYLDAAQMPSGMPMWLTLGGHNNQPLPVVTALTMTRNGNAITLAKRFYDQGVQSLSDFKRYLLGTRDQRHTMGVVHPASMHNLLLRYWLAAGGIDPDTDVDMKTIPPAQMVADLQAGSIDGYCVGEPWNYRAAVEGVGFTIATDLEVWLGHPGKVLGVREEWAETYPNSHIALTKALLEACQYCANPDNAQEIRQILAGREYVSTDLEYIQLEDPDSLTCDLNHPLRDYAHHQFYSESAINRPSRTEQIWIMSQLARWGDTPFPRNWVEVVERVCRVRVFSTAARELGLDISYIRQPIKLFDGTPFNADDPIAYLNSLKIKRDFSVAEVVLDAPRRKLAS; from the coding sequence ATGTCTACATTTGTTGCTGTCGATCAAATTGACAAAGTTTTTGAATTAACCGGTGGTGGTAAATATATTGCCCTCAAAGGAATTGATCTGCAAATTAAAAAAGGAGAATTTGTTTCTTTAATTGGTCACTCCGGCTGCGGCAAATCCACCTTATTAAATATGATTGCAGGTTTGGATTTGCCCAGTGAAGGTATTGTCACCTTAGAAGGACAAAGAATCAGCAAACCAGGCCCGGATAGGATGGTGGTTTTTCAAAATTATTCCCTATTACCTTGGCGGACAGTCAGAGAAAATATTGCCTTGGCGGTAGATTCAGTAATGAAGGGTTTACCCGCAGCTGAACGCAACGCGATTATCGAAAAACATATCGATATGGTGGGTTTGCGTCCCCACGCTGACAAACAGCCGGGAATGTTATCTGGGGGACAAAAACAGCGTGTGGCGATCGCCCGCGCTTTAGCGATTCGCCCCAAGTTATTACTGCTAGACGAACCCTTTGGCGCTTTGGATGCACTGACTCGCGGTAATTTGCAAGAACAACTCATGCAAATTTGCGAAGAAAATGAAGTCACTGCCGTCATGGTCACCCATGATGTAGATGAAGCGGTGCTGTTATCTGACAGAATTGTGATGCTGACCAACGGCCCCGAATCTAAAATTGGGGACATTCTCGAAGTAGATATCCCCAGACCCCGCAAGCGCATGGAAGTTGTAGAACATCCCAGCTACTACAGCTTGCGGAGTGAGATGATTTACTTCCTCAATCAGCAAAAACGGATTAAGAAACTTCGCGCCAGAAAAACAGCCGACATTGCCCGTCATGGGTTAGAAAAAGTTAACTTAGAAATTGGCTTTTTACCTCTCACCGCTTGCGCCCCCTTAGCAGTTGCTAAAGAAAAAGGCTTCTTTGTCAAGCATGGTTTAGATGAAGTTCACCTAGTGCGGGAAAGTAGTTGGCGGGGTATAGTTGATGGCATGACTGGCGGTTATTTGGATGCGGCTCAAATGCCTTCAGGGATGCCCATGTGGCTAACATTGGGAGGACACAACAACCAACCTTTGCCTGTTGTCACCGCCCTCACCATGACCCGCAACGGTAACGCCATCACCTTAGCAAAACGCTTTTATGACCAAGGCGTGCAAAGCTTATCAGACTTCAAAAGATACCTCCTTGGCACCCGCGATCAAAGACACACAATGGGAGTAGTGCATCCCGCATCTATGCACAACTTACTCCTACGTTACTGGCTGGCTGCTGGTGGCATAGACCCCGACACCGACGTGGACATGAAGACCATTCCCCCAGCCCAAATGGTAGCCGACTTGCAAGCCGGAAGCATTGATGGTTACTGCGTTGGCGAACCTTGGAACTACCGCGCCGCCGTGGAAGGTGTTGGCTTTACCATCGCCACCGACTTGGAAGTTTGGCTAGGACACCCCGGTAAAGTTCTGGGAGTGCGGGAAGAGTGGGCAGAAACTTACCCAAATAGCCACATCGCCTTGACCAAAGCCTTGCTAGAAGCTTGTCAATACTGTGCAAACCCCGACAATGCCCAAGAAATTCGGCAAATTTTAGCAGGGCGAGAGTATGTCAGCACTGATTTAGAATACATTCAACTTGAAGATCCAGATAGTCTGACTTGTGACTTGAACCATCCCCTGCGAGACTATGCCCATCACCAGTTTTATTCCGAGTCTGCCATTAATCGCCCCAGTCGCACCGAACAAATTTGGATTATGAGTCAATTAGCGCGTTGGGGTGACACTCCCTTTCCCAGGAATTGGGTGGAAGTTGTGGAACGCGTGTGTCGAGTGCGTGTTTTCAGTACCGCAGCACGGGAATTAGGCTTAGATATTAGCTATATTCGCCAACCCATCAAACTCTTTGATGGTACTCCCTTTAACGCCGACGATCCAATTGCCTATCTCAACAGTTTGAAAATTAAACGTGATTTTTCAGTCGCCGAAGTTGTTCTTGATGCACCGAGAAGAAAACTCGCCTCATAA